In the Malus domestica chromosome 16, GDT2T_hap1 genome, one interval contains:
- the LOC103403429 gene encoding uncharacterized protein: protein MINFSEKSMERDFEREEQTGQTDTTASDRTHTVVLDIESLTQPSDRSSGSPKMTGALSRKWFYRAERLMNTDEEDTDEPPKKLLVKVNSQLEPLKKSLITIKSFGSTSTVLTGTNRFMAINPRKILFIFATVSSMGTLILIYFTLAINRTI from the exons ATGATTAATTTCTCTGAGAAATCAATGGAGAGAGATTTTGAGAGGGAGGAGCAGACCGGACAG ACTGATACAACTGCTTCAGATAGAACTCACACCGTTGTGTTGGATATTGAGAGCCTTACACAACCCTCAGATAGAAGCTCCGGAAGCCCCAAAATGACA GGAGCGCTCTCAAGAAAATGGTTTTATCGAGCAGAGCGATTGATGAATACTGACGAGGAAGACACGGATGAGCCACCAAAGAAACTTCTGGTGAAAG TGAACTCTCAGCTGGAACCGTTGAAGAAGTCACTGATCACCATAAAATCGTTTGGGTCAACCTCAACCGTGCTTACAGGCACGAATCGCTTTATGGCCATTAACCCTCGAAAGATCCTTTTCATATTTGCGACAGT GTCCAGTATGGGTACATTAATCCTCATATACTTCACACTGGCCATTAATAGAACAATTTGA
- the LOC103403430 gene encoding inactive leucine-rich repeat receptor-like serine/threonine-protein kinase At1g60630, translating to MVSQKGEIFFLLLPLLFLVFLGSAKAGDADALLTLKSTIDPQNTLPWRQGSNVCEWEGVKECLRGRVTKLVLEYSNLTGVLDPKILNRLDQLRVLSFKGNSLSGQIPDLSGLLNLKSLFLNDNNFSGVFPSSISDLHRLKVVVLAGNKISGEIPMSLLRLRRLYVLYLQDNRFTGPIPPLNQTSLRFFNVSNNQLSGEIPVTPPLILFNASSFSGNVGVCGVQIDKPCGGIIGFPPSISPTSQPGPKSKSKRGKLIKIIAGSLGGFMVVVICLVVLWMVCRRSRGGGGEVSRSKGGVVGGAELTTGRGGGGSGEGPAGPPSGSDGNNGGKQGGFSWEGEGLGSLVFCGAGDEQMSYSLEDLLKASAETLGRGTLGSTYKAVMESGFIVTVKRLKDARYPRMEEFRRHVDLLGKLRHPHLVPLRAYFQAKEERLLVYDYFPNGSLFSLIHGSRTSGGGKPLHWTSCLKIAEDLASGVVYIHQNPGLTHGNLKSSNVLLGSDFESCLTDYGLTLFGDPNSLEEPSATTLFYRAPECRDIRKPSTQPADVYSFGVLLLELLTGKTPFQDLVQEHGSDIPSWVHSVREEETESGDDPASGNEASEEKLQALLNIAMACVSLSPENRPAMRDVLRMIRDARAEGQVSSNSSDHSPGRWSDTVQSLPREEHLSI from the exons ATGGTTTCTCAAAAAGGTGAAATCTTTTTCTTATTGCTGCCATTGCTGTTCTTGGTTTTTCTGGGTTCGGCAAAAGCAGGGGATGCGGATGCTCTGTTGACTCTGAAATCTACAATCGACCCTCAAAACACGCTGCCGTGGCGGCAGGGAAGCAACGTGTGCGAGTGGGAAGGCGTGAAGGAATGCCTGAGAGGGAGAGTTACGAAGCTTGTGCTGGAGTATTCGAACCTCACCGGAGTTCTGGATCCCAAGATCTTGAACCGGCTGGACCAGCTCCGAGTCCTCAGCTTCAAAGGCAACTCCCTCTCCGGCCAAATCCCCGATCTCTCCGGCCTCCTCAACCTCAAATCTCTATTCCTAAACGACAACAACTTCTCCGGCGTTTTCCCCTCTTCCATTTCCGACCTCCACCGCCTCAAAGTCGTCGTCCTCGCCGGAAACAAAATCTCCGGCGAAATCCCAATGTCGCTGCTCAGGCTCCGCCGCCTCTACGTCCTGTACTTGCAGGACAACAGGTTCACCGGTCCGATTCCGCCGCTCAACCAGACCTCCCTCCGGTTCTTCAACGTGTCGAATAACCAGCTATCCGGAGAAATTCCGGTAACCCCACCCTTGATTCTGTTTAATGCGTCGTCGTTTTCAGGGAACGTCGGAGTCTGCGGGGTGCAAATTGACAAACCGTGCGGGGGCATTATCGGGTTTCCGCCGTCGATCAGTCCCACCAGTCAACCGGGTCCAAAGTCAAAGTCCAAGCGCGGGAAACTGATTAAGATAATCGCAGGGAGCTTGGGCGGGTTCATGGTGGTCGTAATCTGCTTAGTCGTGCTGTGGATGGTTTGCCGGAGGAGTCGCGGCGGTGGTGGGGAGGTAAGCAGGAGCAAAGGCGGGGTTGTTGGGGGTGCTGAGCTGACAACAGGGAGAGGAGGGGGAGGATCAGGGGAGGGGCCCGCAGGTCCGCCCAGTGGCAGTGATGGTAATAATGGTGGGAAACAAGGGGGTTTTTCGTGGGAAGGTGAGGGGCTGGGGAGTTTGGTGTTCTGCGGAGCAGGGGATGAGCAGATGAGTTACAGCCTGGAGGATCTGCTGAAGGCGTCGGCGGAGACGCTGGGGAGGGGCACGTTGGGAAGTACGTACAAGGCGGTGATGGAATCCGGGTTTATCGTGACGGTGAAGCGGCTGAAGGACGCGAGGTACCCGAGGATGGAGGAGTTTAGGAGACACGTGGACTTGCTAGGGAAGCTGAGGCACCCACACTTGGTCCCACTGAGGGCCTACTTCCAGGCTAAGGAGGAACGCCTGCTCGTATACGATTATTTCCCCAATGGCAGCCTCTTTTCACTTATTCACG GTTCAAGAACTTCAGGAGGCGGTAAGCCGCTTCACTGGACGTCATGTCTTAAAATAGCTGAGGACTTGGCGAGTGGTGTTGTTTATATCCACCAGAACCCCGGCTTAACTCATGGAAACTTGAAATCCTCAAACGTCTTGTTAGGTTCCGATTTTGAATCCTGCTTGACGGATTATGGTCTCACATTATTCGGAGATCCTAATTCACTCGAAGAACCTAGCGCAACCACTCTATTTTATAGAGCACCAGAATGTCGCGACATCAGAAAACCATCAACCCAACCAGCTGATGTGTATAGCTTCGGCGTCCTCCTCTTGGAGCTCCTAACCGGAAAGACTCCCTTCCAAGACCTTGTCCAGGAACATGGTTCGGACATCCCTAGCTGGGTCCACTCAGTGCGCGAAGAAGAGACTGAGTCAGGGGATGACCCTGCCTCGGGCAATGAGGCATCAGAGGAGAAGCTGCAGGCACTTCTTAACATTGCAATGGCTTGTGTTTCGCTTTCACCGGAGAACCGACCGGCGATGAGAGATGTTCTAAGGATGATAAGGGATGCTAGGGCGGAGGGCCAAGTGTCTTCCAACAGCAGTGATCACTCGCCGGGGAGATGGTCGGATACCGTTCAGAGTCTGCCAAGGGAAGAACACTTGAGCATTTGA
- the LOC103403431 gene encoding chromosome segregation in meiosis protein 3-like, translating into MDKAPAATGCYKCGRPGHWSRDCPSSAPTPNSNSNPNSNPNPNPTNLNSSSYPFKSGTGTGIEGKAKKVSVPKTRPKLTPELLLSDDGLGYVLRHFPRAFKYRGRGHEVRDLGNLIGMYTQWHSRLLPYYSFDQFVHKVEQVAATRRVKMTLRDLRERVASGGDPTKLRETAVEEGVPNDQEETLNPEGPSDHQGGSSSGNHDVDDLQEEMLHEIYEKATQEPSETFHGEMVAPSAGIPASESFQKQITNQVENNEGKESSENHMTDEQKGRMEANRLKALKKAAARRQLQAA; encoded by the exons ATGGACAAGGCACCAGCAGCAACCGGCTGTTACAAGTGCGGCCGACCAGGCCACTGGTCACGTGACTGCCCTTCCTCCGCCCCTAcccccaattccaattccaatcCTAATtccaaccctaaccctaaccccaCAAATCTCAATTCCTCTTCTTATCCTTTCAAAAGCGGTACTGGTACTGGGATCGAAGGGAAGGCGAAGAAGGTGTCGGTTCCGAAGACTCGGCCGAAGCTGACGCCGGAGCTGCTTCTCTCAGACGATGGGCTCGGCTACGTCCTCCGCCACTTCCCTCGCGCCTTCAAGTATCGCGGCCGCGGACACGAG GTTAGAGATTTGGGGAATCTAATTGGGATGTACACACAATGGCATTCGCGATTGCTACCATATTACTCGTTTGATCAGTTTGTTCATAAGGTCGAACAAGTTGCCGCCACCAGACGTGTGAAG ATGACTCTTAGGGATTTGAGAGAAAGAGTTGCAAGTGGAGGAGACCCGACAAAGTTGCGTGAAACAGCGGTcgaggaaggcgttccaaatgaTCAAGAGG AAACCTTGAACCCTGAGGGACCAAGTGATCACCAGGGAGGTTCGTCTTCAGGGAACCATGATGTGGATGATCTGCAGGAAGAGATGCTTCACGAAATCTACGAGAAAGCCACTCAG GAACCGTCTGAGACGTTCCATGGTGAGATGGTTGCTCCTAGTGCTGGTATACCTGCATCAGaaagtttccagaaacaaataACCAATCAAGTCGAAAACAATGAAGGTAAGGAATCCAGTGAAAATCATATGACAGATGAACAGAAAGGGCGAATGGAAGCTAATAGATTGAAGGCACTTAAGAAAGCCGCAGCCCGCCGCCAATTGCAGGCAGCTTGA
- the LOC103403432 gene encoding uncharacterized protein, producing MDVSTNGIGNNVVEVRVCRPAGKLNGVPANGVFPGSPRKPEKTIKRSNSIPNGIPKQKDYEEEEGDGFSEEVEIAHANGNGYLKERDDDVSPTSMTEKSDEFPTVSPEKAEYVKLAVETPDTAGEGILRPHAHLPKPEAPPGLASSPPDSPNDEASNNQKFGVDVPAIGKLIRERSSNFSAAFVRRLSSLKDQHLNSNGEEDLKSKDATATEFHLSGLKVTVKLKSESDDHQQPQGQATLKGRISFFSRSNCRDCTAVRRFLREKGLKFVEINIDVYPNREKELVERTGSSSVPQIFFNEKQFGGLVALNSLRNSGGFDQRLKEMLSSKCPDDAPPPPVYGFDDLDEEELTDQMMGIVRVLRLKLPIQDRLMKMKIVKNCFAGSEMVEVLIQHLDCGRRKAVEIGRQLARKHFIHHVFGENDFEDGNHFYRFLEHEPFIPKCFNFRGSISDSEPKPAAKVGQRLTKIMSAILESYASDDRRHLDYIGISNSEEFRRYINLVQELHRVNLFELSKDERLAFFLNLYNAMVIHAVIRVGRPQGVIERRSFFSDFQYLVGGHPYSLSSIENGILRNNRRPPYSLGKPFGAGDNRTELACARVNPLIHFGLCNGTRSSPTVRFFSPQGVEAELRCAARDFFKSGGMEVNLEKRTVYLTQIIKWFDGDFGQEKEILKWILNYLDATRAGLLTHLLGDGGHISIVYRNYDWSMNS from the exons ATGGATGTTTCCACCAATGGAATCGGGAACAATGTCGTTGAGGTCAGAGTTTGTAGACCCGCCGGAAAGTTAAACGGCGTGCCGGCGAATGGGGTTTTCCCGGGAAGTCCCAGAAAGCCCGAGAAAACAATAAAGCGTTCAAATTCTATCCCCAACGGTATACCGAAACAGAAAGATTACGAGGAGGAAGAGGGAGATGGCTTTTCGGAAGAAGTTGAAATTGCACATGCAAATGGAAATGGTTACCTGAAAGAACGGGACGACGACGTTTCGCCCACCTCGATGACCGAAAAGTCGGACGAGTTTCCAACGGTTTCTCCCGAAAAAGCCGAGTACGTGAAATTAGCCGTTGAGACGCCCGATACAGCAGGGGAAGGGATCCTCCGTCCTCACGCGCACCTGCCGAAGCCAGAGGCGCCGCCCGGGTTGGCCTCATCGCCTCCCGATTCTCCAAACGACGAGGCTTCGAATAACCAGAAATTCGGCGTCGACGTGCCGGCGATAGGGAAGCTCATCCGGGAGCGAAGCAGCAATTTCTCGGCCGCGTTCGTGAGGAGGCTGTCGTCGCTGAAGGACCAGCACCTCAATAGCAACGGAGAAGAAGATCTGAAATCGAAAGACGCGACGGCGACGGAGTTCCATCTCTCCGGCCTCAAAGTGACGGTCAAGCTCAAGAGCGAGTCTGACGACCACCAACAGCCACAGGGACAAGCGACGCTGAAAGGTCGAATCAGCTTCTTCTCCCGGTCGAACTGCAGGGACTGCACGGCCGTGCGGAGGTTTCTGAGAGAGAAGGGGCTGAAATTCGTGGAGATCAACATCGACGTGTATCCGAATCGCGAGAAGGAGCTGGTGGAGAGGACGGGTAGCTCGTCTGTACCTCAGATTTTCTTCAACGAGAAGCAGTTCGGAGGACTGGTGGCGCTCAACTCGCTGAGGAACAGCGGCGGATTTGACCAGCGGTTAAAGGAGATGCTCAGCTCGAAATGTCCCGACGACGCGCCTCCGCCGCCGGTTTACGGATTCGACGATCTGGATGAGGAGGAGTTGACGGACCAGATGATGGGGATAGTTAGGGTGTTGCGGCTGAAGTTGCCGATTCAGGACCGtctgatgaagatgaagatcgTCAAGAACTGCTTCGCCGGGAGCGAGATGGTGGAGGTCCTCATTCAGCACTTGGACTGCGGGCGTCGAAAG GCAGTTGAGATTGGAAGGCAGCTTGCCAGGAAGCATTTCATTCATCATGTATTTgg GGAAAATGATTTCGAGGATGGAAACCATTTTTATCGTTTCCTTGAGCACGAACCCTTTATTCCCAAATGCTTTAATTTCCGGGGATCCATAAGTGACAGTGAACCCAAGCCTGCAGCGAAAGTTGGCCAAAGGCTCACCAAGATCATGTCTGCCATACTCGAGTCCTATGCCTCAGATGACAGGCGCCATCTCGATTACATTGGCATTAGCAACAGTGAGGAGTTCCGAAG GTACATAAACTTGGTTCAAGAACTTCACCGAGTAAACCTTTTTGAGCTCTCAAAAGATGAGAGGCTAGCTTTCTTTTTGAACCTCTACAACGCAATGGTCATCCATGCAGTTATCAGGGTAGGACGTCCACAAGGTGTAATCGAAAGGAGATCGTTCTTTTCCGACTTCCAGTATTTAGTTGGAGGCCATCCTTATTCACTCAGTAGTATCGAGAATGGGATCCTCAGAAACAACCGTAGACCTCCTTATTCCTTGGGCAAGCCCTTTGGGGCAGGAGACAACCGTACAGAG CTTGCCTGTGCTAGAGTGAATCCATTAATTCACTTTGGACTTTGTAACGGGACAAGGTCAAGCCCAACGGTAAGATTCTTCTCACCCCAAGGAGTTGAAGCTGAATTGAGATGTGCAGCTAGAGACTTCTTCAAGAGCGGCGGCATGGAAGTGAACTTGGAGAAGAGGACCGTGTACCTCACCCAAATTATTAAATG GTTCGATGGCGACTTTGGACAAGAAAAGGAAATTCTAAAGTGGATCCTGAATTACTTGGATGCAACCAGAGCAGGCCTTTTGACACATCTTTTGGGTGACGGAGGGCATATAAGTATTGTGTACCGGAACTACGATTGGTCCATGAACTCTTGA
- the LOC103403433 gene encoding phytosulfokine receptor 1-like, whose product MGAQDFWVVIVIGFCFHAQILSSQNLTCNPNDLKALEDFMNGIDSVIEGWGSDFSPNCCKWAGITCNSSSSLGLNYSIDTYRVVKLELPKRRLLGNLSASLGTLDQLRTLNLSHNFLKHSLPVSLFHLPNLEVLGMSFNDFSSPIHVDIDLPSIQFLDISQNFLNGSLPGSICDNNSTKLRVLNVADNCFSGNLPPGFGNCTSLEDLDLSANDLTGTGNDIFRLRKLTQLNIQDNKLSGALSEEFGKLINLVRLDISTNGFSGTIPDVFYSLGRLQNFVAHSNRFGGRIPPSLPSSSTITLLNLRNNSLQGSIDLNCSAMTSLTSLDLGSNRFDGPIPSNLPSCQHLNTVNLARNNFIGEIPESFKSFHSLSYISLSNCSLSNISSSLQILQQCQNLTTLVLTLNFRGEQFPADPTIQFEKLKILIIANCRLTGVIPQWLSTSSRLQLLDISWNHLEGTIPVWFGNFSSLFYMDVSNNSLTGEIPRSLTGLPSLINGRISIEEPSYDFPLFMKWNVSVRGLQYNQVSSFRPTLDFSNNNLNGPIWPDFRKLRLLHVLDLKNNRLSGPIPSSLSEMVSLETLDLSHNVLSGIIPPSLVKLSFLSKFSVADNELYGVTSTGGQFSTFSSSSFEGNNLCGYDAVPCPSGQDDPLGTWFGKSSKDYTGVIAGVCVGFVFGIACFIGVDRYVWTF is encoded by the coding sequence ATGGGTGCTCAGGATTTCTGGGTGGTTATTGTTATTGGCTTTTGCTTCCATGCTCAAATCTTGAGCTCTCAGAACTTGACATGCAATCCCAACGATTTGAAAGCATTGGAGGATTTCATGAACGGTATAGATTCCGTGATTGAAGGGTGGGGCAGCGATTTTTCACCTAATTGCTGTAAATGGGCAGGCATCACTTGCAATTCTTCGTCCTCTCTCGGATTGAACTATTCCATTGATACTTATAGAGTGGTAAAACTGGAGCTTCCAAAGAGAAGGCTACTGGGAAATCTCTCTGCATCTTTAGGGACCTTGGACCAGCTCAGAACCCTCAATCTCTCTCACAATTTCCTCAAGCACTCGCTTCCAGTTTCGCTCTTCCATTTGCCAAATTTAGAGGTTTTAGGCATGAGTTTTAATGACTTTTCTAGCCCCATTCATGTCGATATCGATTTGCCTTCAATCCAGTTCCTTGACATTTCTCAGAACTTTTTGAATGGTTCCCTTCCTGGCAGCATCTGTGACAACAATTCTACTAAACTTCGGGTACTCAACGTGGCCGATAACTGCTTCTCTGGCAATCTTCCACCAGGTTTTGGCAATTGTACTTCCTTGGAGGACCTTGACCTGAGCGCGAATGACCTTACAGGCACAGGTAATGATATATTTCGTCTGCGAAAGCTAACCCAGTTGAACATTCAAGATAACAAGCTGTCAGGGGCCCTCAGCGAAGAATTCGGTAAGCTCATTAACCTTGTTCGTTTGGATATCTCAACTAATGGGTTTTCAGGAACTATCCCAGATGTTTTCTACAGCCTTGGAAGATTACAGAATTTTGTAGCTCATTCAAATCGTTTTGGTGGTCGGATACCCCCTTCTTTGCCGAGTTCATCGACTATCACTTTGCTTAATTTGAGAAACAATTCATTGCAGGGCTCAATTGATCTTAATTGTTCAGCAATGACTAGTTTGACCTCTCTTGATCTCGGTTCCAATCGGTTTGATGGGCCTATTCCCTCCAATCTTCCCTCCTGTCAACATTTGAATACAGTCAATCTTGCCCGTAACAACTTCATTGGCGAAATCCCAGAAAGCTTCAAGAGTTTCCATAGCCTGTCTTACATCTCGCTGTCAAATTGCAGCCTTTCCAATATCTCTTCTTCCCTTCAAATTTTACAGCAGTGTCAGAACCTGACTACTTTGGTTCTCACCTTGAACTTCCGTGGCGAACAATTTCCTGCTGATCCAACCATTCAGTTTGAAAAGCTGAAGATTCTGATTATTGCAAACTGTAGGCTCACAGGTGTAATACCCCAATGGTTGAGTACTAGCAGCAGATTGCAGTTGTTGGATATATCGTGGAACCATTTGGAAGGAACAATTCCAGTCTGGTTTGGCAATTTTAGCAGTCTTTTCTACATGGACGTGTCTAATAATTCCTTAACGGGGGAAATCCCGAGAAGCTTAACTGGACTCCCGAGCCTCATTAATGGGAGGATCTCCATTGAGGAACCTTCCTATGATTTCCCTCTTTTCATGAAGTGGAATGTAAGTGTACGTGGGTTGCAGTACAATCAAGTTTCAAGCTTTCGGCCTACATTGGACTTTAGCAACAACAATCTCAATGGACCAATCTGGCCGGACTTCAGGAAGCTGAGGTTGCTTCATGTTTTGGATTTGAAGAACAACAGATTATCAGGACCGATTCCGAGTAGTTTATCTGAGATGGTGAGCTTGGAGACCCTGGATTTGTCTCATAATGTGCTTTCGGGGATAATCCCACCTTCGTTGGTTAAGCTTAGCTTCCTGTCCAAGTTTAGTGTTGCAGACAATGAATTGTATGGGGTGACCTCTACAGGAGGTCAATTTTCGACCTTCTCaagttcaagttttgaaggGAACAATCTTTGCGGCTACGATGCTGTGCCTTGTCCATCCGGACAGGATGATCCTCTGGGAACATGGTTCGGCAAATCAAGCAAGGATTATACCGGAGTTATTGCTGGAGTGTGTGTCGGATTCGTATTTGGAATAGCATGTTTCATTGGAGTAGATAGGTATGTCTGGACTTTCTAA